The following proteins are co-located in the Acropora palmata chromosome 11, jaAcrPala1.3, whole genome shotgun sequence genome:
- the LOC141896679 gene encoding potassium voltage-gated channel subfamily A member 3-like — MDGSRQGLNHIDGDRASNEMSIETHNSTPSTPNRLSVENGGKGRRIIINVSGLRFETYDKTLGQFPETLLGCEARREFYYDSESNEYFFDRNRSSFEAILFFYQSNGKLVRPNGVPFYVFTEEVKFFELGREHLQRLEIEEGYIADDKPILPTNKTQRKIWEFFEYPDSSLPARLLALWSVSVILLSIVVFCLETLPSIRCLEDKSGPGCEKYNNNNNNNNNNNTTSDKGLTAEKKDFDVWFVIEILCITWFTFEYLVRLLSAPQKLVFLRSFLNIIDLVAILPYYITLPMKEAPVTSLTVLRVIRLVRVFRIFKLSRHSKGLQVLGYTLRSSSRELAMLIFFLLIGVILFASAVYYAEQDSPESNFTSIPDAFWWAVVTMTTVGYGDMTPKTFGGKIVGSICAISGVLTIALPVPVIVSNFNYFYKREELNQSLEMAENGEYDMEGNEGFNGPLVSPSGHMAANAYESLDEVGVKAETPV; from the exons ATGGATGGCTCTCGGCAAGGATTGAATCACATTGACGGCGATCGAGCGTCCAACGAGATGTCGATTGAAACCCACAATTCCACTCCCTCAACGCCAAACCGATTGTCGGTCGAAAATGGTGGTAAAGGGAGACGGATTATCATAAATGTAAGTGGACTACGGTTTGAAACTTACGATAAAACACTCGGACAATTCCCAGAGACGCTTCTCGGTTGTGAGGCAAGGAGGGAGTTTTATTACGATAGCGAAAGTAATGAATACTTTTTTGACAGAAATCGGTCATCTTTtgaggcaattttatttttttaccagtCCAATGGTAAACTTGTTCGTCCGAATGGTGTTCCATTTTACGTTTTCACCGAGGAAGTGAAATTCTTTGAGCTGGGAAGAGAGCATCTTCAAAGACTAGAAATAGAGGAAGGGTATATTGCTGACGACAAACCGATTTTACCTACAAACAAGACTCAGAGGAAAATATGGGAATTCTTTGAATACCCCGATAGCTCGTTACCAGCAAGGTTATTAGCATTGTGGTCCGTCTCGGTTATTTTGTTATCCATTGTCGTTTTCTGCCTAGAGACATTGCCTAGCATACGATGCCTCGAGGACAAGAGCGGGCCTGGTTGTGAGAagtacaataataacaataataacaataataacaataataccACCTCGGACAAAGGTTTAACCgctgaaaagaaagatttcgATGTTTGGTTTGTGATCGAAATTTTGTGTATAACTTGGTTTACTTTCGAATACTTGGTGCGACTATTGTCGGCGCCGCAGAAGTTAGTCTTTCTTCGCTCGTTTTTAAACATAATTGACTTAGTGGCCATTCTTCCTTACTACATTACTCTGCCGATGAAAGAGGCGCCCGTGACGTCGCTCACCGTGCTTCGGGTCATTCGTCTTGTTCGTGTTTTTCGCATCTTCAAGTTATCACGACACTCCAAAGGTTTGCAAGTACTGGGATATACTTTGCGTTCAAGTTCAAGGGAGTTAGCCATGCTGATTTTCTTCCTCCTTATCGGCGTGATTTTATTCGCTAGCGCTGTTTACTACGCTGAGCAAGACAGCCCTGAAAGTAACTTCACAAGCATACCGGATGCATTTTGGTGGGCTGTAGTTACCATGACAACGGTCGG TTACGGTGACATGACACCGAAAACCTTTGGAGGTAAGATTGTGGGCTCAATCTGCGCAATTTCAGGCGTGCTGACAATTGCACTCCCGGTTCCGGTCATCGTTTCTAATTTCAATTACTTCTACAAAcgcgaggagttgaaccaatCGCTGGAAATGGCTGAGAACGGAGAATATGACATGGAGGGTAATGAAGGTTTCAACGGACCACTGGTCAGTCCATCAGGGCACATGGCAGCCAACGCATACGAATCCTTGGACGAGGTCGGGGTGAAAGCTGAGA